Genomic segment of Coffea arabica cultivar ET-39 chromosome 1e, Coffea Arabica ET-39 HiFi, whole genome shotgun sequence:
TGTTTCGTCATAATCATTTACAGCGAAAATGCACAACCAGTGATAATTGTATCATGACTTGTTACAAATTCTAGTGTAATTACTGATTCCTTATGCATTACCTCAAAGTTTGATTCCGGAAGTACATTTCTACATTATCAAACTAATTTCTAGAAGCTAAAGATTATGCCGACAGAATCttattctaaatggaagacaagGAATTATGACCAAGGAGGAGCAGATAAATTGTTTACTATGTGAGGGCTTAAATAAGGGAAACAAGAAATTCTattgcttctttcttttctaaatttccTAAAGTATATGAGAATATGCttgacttttttcttttgcctcAACATAAGCCGGAATAATTCAattcatacacacacatatacatgtaCGCGTATGTGTGTACATATATGCATGTACATACATACAATCTCTAGCTGTATATACATGCAACATATATACATTCATCTCTAAATATCTATCACCTTCAAAGCGTACATACATACATCTGTAAATTAATCTCAGTTTCGTCCAAAGGTTGTGATAATCGTGCTAAAAAAAAACTTCCTAGAGAATTGGTGGTGTACATGGCTTAAGGTTTGTTAACAGTAAACTTTAAGCTATCATTATTAGCATGCAAAGTCTACGTGGGGAGCAAATCTATCAAACTATACAATAATTGGAATTTTGTGGTCCCGGATAAATACATTCtttcaatttgatgatttaagtattaaggaaaaaagtaattTCTCAAGAATCCGAGCATTTCAGTTGCTCAAATAGCGTGGAGTGCTTTCGTTGATAGTTTAGTGGTAAGTGTACGAAAATTCTTAGCTTGATATGATAAAATCTAGATTAACTCTAAGTGGCACCATTACGAGAAATAAAATCTAGATTAACTCAAATATTGTTTTCATTATCTTGACAATTAATATTTTGCTCATTAAGTACTTGATTATGTGGTGGCAGGGAGGCTGAGTGGTGGAAGAACTTTGGGATTAATCCTAAAACCAGTACGGCTAGTCACGAGATAGGCATAACAAATTCCTACCTATTGCAACTTGGTGAGTTACTTTTACTTCCACTCACACTCAATTTTTGCTTAGGagtgttttattattatttttttggggtCTATCGAATTGGAATTGTATCATAAACAAAAGCACCTGAAGTACAATAGAACAATATAAATCACAATTTTCTAGAGCCAATGGCTAAAGAGAACTCTAATAACCTACTATCTTGACTTGACAATTGAACAGTTGAGCAACACCACTATCTTggactttaaaattttttttgagagtTGGAGTCTTTCGAACTTACTTGGAGTAGTTCAATGCTCAGTAACCTGCACGCATAGTCCTTCTACAGTAAGATTCTTCATCTCTTTTGTTCCCGTTATGTTTACGGTATAGCTTCTGCATCCTTGGCCGTTTATCTATATCAAGTACGTTGCAATCACAAAGACACACTATAATCAAGGGAAAATTATCATGATTCTCAAAAATCAACTTTGATAAGTTTCATCTCATAAAAGTTGATGATGCATAAGTTTTTATTAAGATTTATTAGACGCCCCAGAGCAcaaaaaaaccaagaaaattaATTGATAGCCATATGGCACTGTGCCTCTAGCCAGCAATAGGGAGGTAAGTAGGTAACTTAGAAGTAGGCAAGAACAAAATTGTGGATTCTCTTTTGGAAGCGTGAGGTCTACATAATAAAGATGGAAAAAGAAGTGGCGACAaaggagaaaaaggaagaaaggtgCAATTGAGAAAGGCATGAAATTTAGATCTTCAAGAGTGattttgttaagttcatgcgTAGGGAATTGTATTCCACGTTGATTTGAGAAATGGAGGAAGAGTGCTCAATATATAAATAAGGATTCGAAACCTTATAGTTTAAACTTTTGAATTAATATTGGATTTCTAACTTACATATTGGCCTACTTGGTGGGTTTTCTTggattttttcttccttcttaataGGAGCTTCTGGTTACAAGTAGTCCAAGTGGTATCAAAGCTTCTAATTCATTGGCAAGTGAATCCTTCTCGAAGGTGGTATCAAAGCGGAGTTGAGCTACTCATTGGCAAGTGAATCCTTCCATCAAAGTGATATCAAGACTTCTGGTTACAAGTGGAGATACTAATTGGCAAGTGAATTCTTCTATCAAAGTGATATCAAGGCTTCTAGTTACAAGTGGAGCTACTAATTGGCAAGGCTTTTGGTTAGCTTCTGGTTACGAGTTGGGCTACTCATTGACAAGTAAATTTTTCTATCAAAGTGATATCAAGGCTTCTAGTTACAACTACTAATTAGCATGGCAATGCTTCTGGTTACAAGTTGGGATACTCATTGGCAAGTGATATCTTATCGAACGTGGCATCAAAGTGAGCGAGTTGAGTTACTCATTGGCAAATGAATTCTTCTCGGACGTGGTAACAAAGTTTCTGGCTATGAGTTGGGTTACTCATTAGTAAGTGGATTCTTATTAGAATTGGGTTGGTGAGATTCTTTTCTTGGTTGTAGACCAAAAGTACCATGAAATTTGGCTGGTGTTGGACCAAGTGCACCAAGAGTTTGGTAAGGTGTTTGAGGCTTTTGATTATGAGTTGGGTTACTCATTGGCAAGTGAATTTTTCTCGGATTCGGgttggtgaaattttcttattgaTGATGGACCAAAAGTGTCGTAAAGATTGACTGGTGTTAGATTAGGTGTACCGAAAGTTTGACAAGGGATTTGATTGATATTAAATGAAGGAGTCAATGGTGTTTAGATCTTGAAAAAGAATGGGTCTATGAGACAGAGAAAGAACCCTTAATATGTAAATAAAGGTCGATGAGCTAGCAGTTTAAACTTTTGGATCTACATTGAATTCGTGATTTATATATTGGCCGTTTTATGTGAGTTCGCTTAGATGGCCTCTTTAGCGGGCTTTCTCAGAATTTTTTTCTCCCTAACAGacttttagaaaaaagaaatgttAATTTTGGGGTTCCATTTATTGAGTATTGTGCTACCATTTTTTTAATAGTTCAAGTGGAGAAATTGCACCAATCAATTCCTCCATTCTTGAAATGACCTGTCACACTCTCACTATCGTTCTTTGCGACATTTTCCACGGAATTCCTTTATACCCTCGTGCACTCTTCTTTTAAAGGCTTCCATAAGTAGAAACCTTGTCTGCTCTGGGAAAGTTCTAAAGACACCATAGAGGAGGTTTTGTCTGTCCTTTGCCTTAAATGCTAAAGTTTTGATGATTTAGCAGCTTGAGAATGTCCCAACAGTAACTGGATTGAAAGCTCCTGTGGACTGTGGTGGACACACACGCACACTTAGGTACTTTTGGCCCACAAATTTTAGATATGGGGCAGAGGAAAATTGAGTGTAGGAAAGACACCACGACGAGACTaccttttgcttttatttcacAACCAAGTGAAAGGTATGGGGCAAATGATGATGCAGAATATCATTAATATATATGACAGAACGATACCAGGTTGCTTTACAGTATTAGCTCGTTGGACGCTCCTCGAAGAAAATCTGAGTCCTCGGTAATGGAAAAATGCATTGAAAGCAATACTGGCATTTACGAGTCATTTGGACTGATACTTTTATaagtaagtttttatagaaaaatatattgtaacgatttgatatatataagataaaaagataattaaaaaatatgttcatgaaaaatataaaatttttctatagaaaactgcaatccaaacaaggcctgcaTCGAAAgctattttgaagaaaaattttgccACTTTATTGTAAGAGAAGAATGCGCCAGAGAAGAAGGTGTGCGAGTGGAAGAAGACCCGATGGCATGCACCACTTCTGAACATCAACAAGCATTTTTGGAGTTCAACAGTTTCTCTCTTTGCTTCCCCTTTCTTGTGTAGGGGTAGAGTAGAGGAAGAATTTTAACTCGTGTGTACAATACTCAACAAACATCTACACTGTCTCCATTTTGTAATCGACAAAAGTTCGTGAATAGGATTAGCTAGAATGATGAATCTAAGCAGGAATTACAGTTTTATTTCCTTATTTTTTGGTATATTAACTAATGTAGTCCCTCATCTATCATAATTAGCTAATTTAGTCCATTATCTTGACAAAATTTAACCGACTTAGAACTCTTGATGGAAAATTGGATAAATGCTATGGATTTGGTGATGTGCACTCATGTGTATCATCAATACACAAAGAAAAATCGCCAAAATGGTCCTTTACATTCAAGAAAAATATCTTTTTGGTTTCTTACATTTAAAACAGTGCAAAAATGCCATTTTGGTCTCCAAACcaacttttttgaccaaaaaaaggGTACAAACTATTCATGTGCCCataatttttgaggaaaaatgaaaaaaacaaCATTTTTCATCAAAGTAGTCACATGCTCAGCATATGAGGTTTTTGCCCATTAGAACACTAATTTAGTCTTAAGGAAATTAAATTCTGGAATCAATCAAAGTTTAACCATTAAACTTTTGATTAGCAGCAAAATTAAATTGATTCCAACTTGTTTAAGTTAATAATTATGTGGGTTTGAGTTGTGGACCAAATGCAATAATTTGGCTGCTGATTTTAGTAATTTaggtgataaattaataattcaaTCTAAGTTATAGCCAGAAAATTGGCTAGAAATGAGTTCTTGGATCAAAATAGCATGTTTTGTATAAACAAGGGATCATTTTGCTCCCTTTTTTAATATGAAGGATTGGaaaagaagtttttcaaaatgtAAGGAACCATTACGTTGATTAACCTCCCTTTCTATTCTAGGTACATGCACAGTGCACATATTTGATCCGTAATTCGATTTTGCTAATTTATTGTTAAGAATACTACTACACTAGCTACACGTTGTCGAGATAAAGGACTTAATTGGTCAATTATGATGTATAAGAGACTATGTGTGCCACTTTCTTTTTCACCTTCCCTTTCATACCATAAAAACTATGAAGGGTAACATGACTCATCGCTTAAGACGTACAACTGCgtgaaaaacaaaatgaaatggaCAAAAGAGAGATACCTAAAATCGTACACAACCATAAAATCAAGATAGATGAGGGACCTCAAGAATATCTACAAAAATTTGAATCATGCTGTGGAGATATATGATATCTACCAGAATTTTCAGATTACTTTTTGTACATGTCCCCCAAAAGTTGATTATGGTAGCAACCGTTAATAGGTGTTATGTGAAATTATACATTTTTGGTACAAGAAATGTAAACTGCAATGTTACACACAGAATCAGGTAATCTTCCCAATTCTCTTAAAACCTTTTAGTATCAAAAGAAGTAGATATACATTCTTGTACGAGGGCATGCACTATATCCTACAGTTGGAATCGGAATCTGAGGAAGTCACATACGGGCAAAGCAATCTAACAGCTGAGTTGTGACACTTTTTCTCTGCTCCAACGTTCACCTCACTGGAGATTCGAGGGGGTTAATCAATGGGGTACGTTTACAGGATAAAGCGTGGGAGATGTAACTGAACTTGTCAAATCAAGTTTCTCCTGTTGTTTTGATATAATTAAACGTGCTTTATACATTCTACAGCTACAAAAGCCCATATTAGACTTAAACCAATGAAAGGGAGAAGaacctttcccttttgtttccaCTTTTGAACATTTTTTAATAGAATTCAAGTTTTAACCTGCTTCCTCAAGGTGCCTGAGCCGTGCAATTCGTGTGCAACTAGCCCCTATAAATATGGGTTTTCCCTGTCTTTTGCTCAGTAGCAGATTTCCACAAGGAAAAAAACCATAGTCTTGTCCAATCTCTCAAGTACGTTCACGAGTAGTAGCTGATtcctctcattcttttttcaagAATGGCAAAAGTAGCAGACCCCCTTGTAATTGGTAGGATTGTTGGGGATGTTGTTGACAACATCTCCCCGACTGTAAAGATGTCAGTAACCTACAACTCCAACAAGCAAGTCTATAATGGGCATGAGCTTTATCCTTCCTCAGTTGTCAATAAACCAAAAGTTGAAGTTCTTGGAGGTGATATGAGATCTTTCTTCACACTGGTAAAAATTAACATACTTCCCTATCCTTCAACTCTTTCTCCATTTACTAAACTTTTCTTGTGTATTTCAGTTCTCCATCAGTCGCCATTACATTCAATGAATTTCTTTTGATCTTGCAGGTTATGACTGATCCTGATGCTCCTGGTCCCAGTGATCCATACCTTAGAGAGCACTTGCACTGGTATGAAACAGTGAATAAATAACATGTTATACTAGCTGCTGATGAAGCATCTGAAATAAAGCTGTCAAATTTAACTTATACACAATATAACAGTCTCCAATAGTAAAATTTCATCTTTCATTGGTAGACCCCCCGGAAACACGGAGCTGTTGCCTTTTTTTGTTCCTACTGCATGAGCTCAAGCTGCATTTCTTTTAGTTATGTACTTATCCATTAATTTATGCTTATAGTTTCTAATTTATTGATTGGCTTGTTTTAAATGTCCCACTGAATCAGCTAGCATCATATTCTAGAAATCATTCTATCACTTCTTCATGGGAATGGTCAATCCCCCACAAAGAGATTATCTTTAACAAAAGTACTCTTCGGATCCGGTTTAACTTTGCTTGCAAAAAGTTCAAATTTTCAACACTAAAGCATTCTCAACTTAGGGGACGGTTGGTAATGTAAAAATTTTGTCATGGGCCAATTCCTTTCTTTTATGTGCTTGTTGTTCTGTGCACTTTTCAGGTAAAGAatagaaaaaccctaaaaataaaaaataaagtaaaattggGAGGAGATGAAAGAAACGAGAAGATAATATGGACACTCTTAGAACTTACCTTGAGCTTGATGGTAATTCTTAGTCCTTTGAAATTCGGACATCATGCACTGTGCATGAAATTATAGATGCATGTTAATTAGTAATTGAACAAACTAAGCCAGGCTTGGTTTTAAATCTTAGTCTCTCAATCAGCAAATTTTTTGGCATAAATGTCTAAAATAGCTAACTCAAGGGAATGAAAATCTTTGGCAAAGAAAACATTATTGATAATATTTGGCATACTATGTGATTACACACAAATATTTGGCAAACTATATGATGACACACAACTCTGAACTTGATTTAACCACGTCGCAGGATTGTCACAGACATCCCAGGGACGACAGATTCCTCATTTGGTATgtgttctttctttttattcagGGAGAAATAAAGCACAGATAAATAAAttggttttcttcttttttttttttccctttgtttgttaattttttatattcatCAACAGGGAGAGAAATGGTGAGTTATGAAGTGCCAAGGCCAAATATAGGGATCCACAGGTTCGTATTCCTTTTATTCAAGCAGAAAGGAAGACAGACGGTGAATCCACCACTCTCAAGAGATGGATTCAGCACGAGAAATTTTGCACAAGAAAATCAACTTGGCCTTCCTGTTGCTGCTGTTTTCTTCAATTGCCAGAGGGAAACAGCTGCAAGAAGGCGTTGACAGATATGGCATGCCATAAAGATATCAGCCAAAATGCTATGAAGCAAATAAGATATTAACTGTTGCAAGTTCGATTACAAGAGTGGAACTAGGTCCAGTTTTATGTACTACTTATCTACTTTAGACTTCATGTGAAGTAATTTGCTGCGATATTAATAAAGCGCTGAGCTGCTGCTTAATCATCTTCACTACCATTTCCCCACCTTTGGTCTTCGCCCTTGTCTCTTAAAAATTGTAGGATCAACATTGGTGACAACAATGAAAGTCGAACCAAAATCGGATAAAAGCATTATTAAGGATATATTAGGTCAATTACTTGTTCAAATGAGTGtgttttttcacttttgtactgaggttttttttttttttttttgcaatgacTTGGTAATTGTACAATCATGAAAGCGTCAGGTATATAAGTGCATCGATGCATCAAAATGTGTGTTTTATTGATAAACTGCTCTGCCTAAATTATTAAGTACCAGAAAAATATACATTCTTGTTACGAGGGTAATGCACTATATTCTACCATGTGAATAGGGAACTGAGGAATTCACGGACTTTCTTatgtactatatatatatattctatcATTCGAATGGGGGATTGAGGAAGTCACACATTTTGTTAGGGTAAAAAATTTGAGAGAGTCCATCTAAGAGACTCAATATAAAACTTGGAATTCAACAATGACATAAAAACTTAAACTAGTAggttaaaaaaaagttaaactCATACGTTTTACACTCATATTTATATGGGGACTAATTCCACTTTGTGCATCAAACTTTTATCCCATTCTCACTTTACACTGTAACTCCTCAAATTTGTTTCACTTAGGTCCAGTTGCTAATAGTATTAACAAAAATTAACCATGCATGAGACTTtatatatacaacatatatgtTTTCCATTTTACTGGGTAATGGTGTTCATAGTGGAACATGGAAACAGCATCTATGCAAATTTTAAGTTTTACTTCACATGAAAATTCATGAAACCTAAatcttaagaaaaaaaatggttctGATATTCAATTTATAAATAATAAACTCATTTTAACTATACTAGCAATTTGTTGCTcttaggaaaaataaaaaataaaaaagtgaaaagaGTGATTAGATATATCTGTGTTGTATATACGGTTTAAATTGTTGAAATTATGTCAAATCCTCTAGGAAATGGTCAAATATCATCTTTTCAATTGtttaaatttgatgatttcaCTAAAATTTTCACCATTCATTTTAGTTGAAGAAGGCATATCTAGACTCTCATTGGG
This window contains:
- the LOC113689462 gene encoding CEN-like protein 2, whose amino-acid sequence is MAKVADPLVIGRIVGDVVDNISPTVKMSVTYNSNKQVYNGHELYPSSVVNKPKVEVLGGDMRSFFTLVMTDPDAPGPSDPYLREHLHWIVTDIPGTTDSSFGREMVSYEVPRPNIGIHRFVFLLFKQKGRQTVNPPLSRDGFSTRNFAQENQLGLPVAAVFFNCQRETAARRR